Proteins co-encoded in one Arachis hypogaea cultivar Tifrunner chromosome 13, arahy.Tifrunner.gnm2.J5K5, whole genome shotgun sequence genomic window:
- the LOC112733610 gene encoding uncharacterized protein isoform X2 → MDNNKKKASSSSSSSSTTNFDHLFGPKDPSTMSSSSTSIFGSIFPPPPSTVGGRDSRKQEVGFKNYGAPGNYGKGESSCGNKNETVEPSSYYSSSIYYGGQENYSPKTTSSSTRTTESHHAFKKDKKDDDPDGNDSNSASRGNWWQGSLYY, encoded by the exons ATGGACAAcaacaaaaagaaagcttcttcttcctcatcatcCTCTTCCACCACCAACTTTGATCATCTTTTTGGTCCCAAGGATCCCTCTACCATGTCATCTTCTTCCACAAGCATCTTTGGCTCTATTTTCCCCCCTCCTCCTTCCACT GTTGGAGGGAGAGATTCAAGGAAGCAGGAGGTGGGATTCAAAAATTATGGAGCACCAG GTAATTACGGTAAAGGTGAAAGCAGTTGTGGCAACAAGAATGAGACAGTGGAGCCCAGCAGCTACTACAGTTCATCAATCTACTATGGTGGTCAAGAAAATTATTCCCCAAaaacaacatcatcatcaaccaGGACCACTGAATCCCACCATGCT TTTaagaaagataagaaagatgaTGATCCCGATGGTAACGACTCAAATAGCGCCTCAAGAGGAAACTGGTGGCAAG GTTCCCTTTATTATTGA
- the LOC112733610 gene encoding uncharacterized protein isoform X1, with product MDNNKKKASSSSSSSSTTNFDHLFGPKDPSTMSSSSTSIFGSIFPPPPSTVGGRDSRKQEVGFKNYGAPGNYGKGESSCGNKNETVEPSSYYSSSIYYGGQENYSPKTTSSSTRTTESHHAVNKLNLCYSCSLRKIRKMMIPMVTTQIAPQEETGGKVPFIIDTLHAS from the exons ATGGACAAcaacaaaaagaaagcttcttcttcctcatcatcCTCTTCCACCACCAACTTTGATCATCTTTTTGGTCCCAAGGATCCCTCTACCATGTCATCTTCTTCCACAAGCATCTTTGGCTCTATTTTCCCCCCTCCTCCTTCCACT GTTGGAGGGAGAGATTCAAGGAAGCAGGAGGTGGGATTCAAAAATTATGGAGCACCAG GTAATTACGGTAAAGGTGAAAGCAGTTGTGGCAACAAGAATGAGACAGTGGAGCCCAGCAGCTACTACAGTTCATCAATCTACTATGGTGGTCAAGAAAATTATTCCCCAAaaacaacatcatcatcaaccaGGACCACTGAATCCCACCATGCTGTGA ataaattaaatTTGTGTTATTCGTGCAGTTTaagaaagataagaaagatgaTGATCCCGATGGTAACGACTCAAATAGCGCCTCAAGAGGAAACTGGTGGCAAG GTTCCCTTTATTATTGACACACTACACGCTTCTTAA
- the LOC112733609 gene encoding uncharacterized protein: MSSSSFTRLHITALDAIVNVNSLFTLAVFVGLSWNPNDPSNNLNADPACSPTAAIAENLVAFHVYSFSSFLFSSLVALALKQAIRLSRHNNHHFSIHYPAAVEFIAARINRSALRAGMLVSGAGSVAGCAFLMLALVNVVQIKLGTLACGSSHAYAAVVPLLILVPIALLIYVSVVLYAFTR; encoded by the coding sequence ATGTCGTCTTCGTCGTTCACGAGGCTCCACATTACAGCACTGGACGCTATCGTGAACGTGAACTCCCTCTTCACCCTCGCCGTCTTCGTCGGCCTCTCTTGGAACCCCAACGACCCCTCTAACAACCTCAACGCCGATCCAGCCTGCTCTCCCACCGCCGCCATCGCCGAGAATCTCGTCGCCTTCCACGTCTACTCTTTCAGCTCCTTCCTCTTCTCCAGCCTCGTCGCCCTCGCCCTCAAGCAAGCCATCCGCCTTTCCCGTCACAACAACCACCACTTCTCCATCCACTACCCCGCCGCCGTTGAGTTCATCGCCGCTCGCATCAACCGCTCCGCCCTCCGCGCTGGCATGCTCGTCTCCGGCGCTGGCTCTGTTGCTGGATGCGCCTTCCTTATGCTCGCACTCGTCAACGTTGTCCAGATCAAGCTTGGAACACTCGCCTGCGGCAGCTCCCACGCCTACGCCGCCGTCGTACCACTTCTCATACTCGTCCCCATCGCCCTCCTCATTTACGTTTCCGTTGTTTTGTACGCTTTTACTCGCTAG